From the Cucumis sativus cultivar 9930 chromosome 5, Cucumber_9930_V3, whole genome shotgun sequence genome, the window GTTTTATCCTTAAGTTCACACAATGTAGCTAGCTCTTTGTGACACAAATATAGACAAGGAAAATTAGAACTCTCTTTGTGACACAAATATAGACAAGGAAAATTCCAAGTATTTTCAATAACCTAGGATAAATGAGCATGTAAGCGAAGCATCTTGGGGACATGGAGCGCAAAGGCTGGTGTGTATGCTGGTGGTGTTCCATCTCTGCATGAGATgtatttcttatttgttttgttttgtttacaTATTACTTTATTTGCTGATACGTGTATTATACCACTTGTAGACCTCAAAGATATACCTACCAGGGTATTTAATCACAGGATGGATTTGTAATCAAAACATTGCCTAAGTGAGTAAATTGTAAACCGGTAGTTGCAATCAAAGATGATATGGATGAATGGCGATTGATGAAGGTGCTATTCGGTCAGGTCAACTACCTGCCGACTTTTGAAGACTTCATTTTGATCACAAGTGTGCATTGCTCAGAATGCCTTCTGCTTTTCCTTTCATGTTACATTTTgttctttatattatatccCCCTCTTTAGCAGAATTgtattttgaaacattttagCTGCAATAGAATAGTATGAAACAACCATCTAGCTCTTTGAAGCTAAGAAAACTAGTGGCAATGGGTTggttttaaacaaaaacacaaactattattaatatagcCTTCAACAAATGCAAAAGTTACAAATACATTTtggttgaaatgaaaatgcaGGGTACTTCAAAACACATACACTTGCTACATATATTAACAGATACCATTACAGGTGGAATAGAAAATCATCATTTTGTCTCTCTGGTAACATCAAGCGAGATGAATTCTTGACTCGGTTGAACCGTCCTCTTCGAAGCCTCATCTGTTTCAGTCATTTGTTGCTTACCATCAGAGTCTGATTTAACTAAAAgcttatcttttcttttgcccCACAAAACCAGGTACAACCCAGTGATTATGGTCACTGCTCCAACAATCCTACAAAAGAGTTGAAAGCTTTAGCAAGGTTGTTTCTCAATAGGCAACTGAAAATGATCTCTCTTGTAGATCTATTAATTGCATTGCCCTTTTCAGTCTTGTTAGGAAATTTTGGGCCTTCCACTTACCTTCCCAACAACATAATCTCAGATAAGATGAAGGAGCTCATGATTGCAACAAAAATCATGGATAGAGGATTGAATGCAGTGACAAAAACAGGCCCTTTTATTTGCATCACCATTCCTTGAATGTAGTATGTTACCCCTGAACAAATTACACCCTACAACAAACCATAAATGTTATGTTATTACTTTGTAATCATTCAACACAACAGCAAAAATCTATACTTACAGCATAAACCACAGATAGAAGCTGGCTATCAAAGTGCAAAGCCCAAGCAGAAGGGTTCCCTCTCTCCATGACCAAAGCCACCAAACAGCCTCCAACGGTTGCCACTAAACATATCAATGCTGTAAGGGATAGCTCGGCTGGGTACAATTTCAATGTAATTGCCTAATTCAATCGACATCAAGTTGATTAGTTTCTGATTATTTTGAGTAGGCAAAAGtgaaacttttgtttatttaccTGAAGAATGATGAAAGCTGACTGGCAAATGCAGCCAATAGTTATCATGAGGGAGCCCTTGATTTGGTTGTGGTGATttattgaagaagatgaagaagaagaagaagaggggtGGTTGGGTTTTGTCCATGGCAGATTCAACATGGGTCCTCTTATGAATGTCATAATCATGGCTCCTCCTATTGTTACTATGGTTCCTACTATTTTTGCTTGGCTTCCTCTTTTCCAAATATTCACTCTCTCGAGCCTGCCATATATCAATGTTCGTATTGTTTCATTGAAATTCTTATAATTTAGATTATGTATTCCTATATGCAACCATTTGTGGAGGGTTAGCTTTCTCCCTTTACCCGAAATTGTGTTATGAAACAATGATgagaaaaaagtattatgGGCGTAAAGTTCGAATAACCCCACCCTCATAATTCAATggctatattttcaaaaagaaaaaaagtgtttggtttttattttctgttggAGTTCAAAAGttgggataaaaaaaaagaggaagagattACACATTGATTGGAACTTTATGAACTACCAGACATTGGTACACAGCTGTGGGATTTGAACCCACTCAACAAAGTGATTCTctttaaagttatatatttcttatattggattttaattattatgtgcataataaaattaaaattgactgGATCTTctatccaaataaaaaaagaaaaaaaacattcaatttaatcatattaattcttttttttttaaatccaatCATATTATAGTCtgcttctcttttttaaaaattcaatcataacatagttttatttttggtttttgaaaactaagttTGTATTCACTATTTCTTTATCgtatttaatagaaattaatgCAAATCATTATAAAAcgtaaaagagaaaaaaagacttagttttcaaaaacaaaaacaaaaagcaaaatagCCAAGGGCCGTTTagtaactattttgtttttgttttttaaaatcaaaagctttcttttttttcattttcagtttTCCTTCCTAATTTAAACAACAAGTTTCTTgttctaaaacaaaaagatgaaTTAGAACTCTAACACacccatttttaaaaaattaaaaaacaaaaatgaaagaattgcGAAGGCCAAAATTTTCAAGcttaatttagatttgattcaTAAACTTTATAAACTTCAGATTTGATCCTtccatatttttgtttgagtaCTTCCAAAGTTCaccaattattaatttagcaTTTAGATTAGAATTAGAATATGTTTGAAAAACCCTAACACACGTAAGTGACACAATATGTCTTTATTAAAActtaatataaaaagttatcAACAGTCACCAAATATAGCACttttaatacaatataatGTTATGGGAGACAACAAAAAGGGTCCtttgaaaagttaattatttcatgTACAAAACAttacagaaaaagaaaaaaagatccAAACCAACAAAAGACTCaaaaacatttcataaaaTCGTCAAATAGACACGTAAAGAAATTAAAGCTCAACTTTTAATGTCTGATAAGGGTCGAAACTTCGAATCCCCCACTACACGTATTAAACtcgaaaagaaaagaaaaaaggaaaaattcaaaggggttgatgatttcttttagataaatgaaagttttgaaagtgAAAGTACCTGCAAGCCCAAGCCATGAGGAAAGCAAAAGCAGGAAGAACATTGCACATGGCAACTGCAAAGGTTGCTGTTGTGTACTTCATACCAGTAAAGTATAAGTTGAGATCAATCACTGGCCTATATCATTCATAAACAACGACGTCCATACAAAGATTAGATTTATCGTAATTTATCGTAAAACCCAGTTTAAAGACACCTTCTAATCCAAAACTTCCatgaaagtaataataatctaGTCCATGAACTTCAGTTTGTAATGATTTTCTGACCTCCATACTTCCAAACTCATAACAATTGTATCACTAAAACATCAATAAGTAAAACAATATAGTCCTTTTGTGTTTTAagatttgtaataattttctctattaatattacttaattaaatttctcacACATATAGGTCCACAAATGGATTGAAAATCAGATTTATTTGTAACCCATGCAAAGTTGGTACCTTATTTTGATGAGATTTTTTACACAATAATAGGAAATAAATTGTTCAGATTTTAAAGTGTATATATAGAGATTATATATTgtgatttgattaaaattaatattaaagtaAATTGCTATCCGCTagtttagaaactaaattattatgtttatagaagtttagataataaaagtgttttttaactgataaaataaaaataggacgtaatttttttaagatagcaaagataaatatataccTTCGAcgtgaaagaaagagaaataaaaatggataTGTAGAAGATgttaaagagaaaagaatgttaaataaagaaatgaagttTTATTGGATTGAAATGAAGTGAATGAATGGTGGGGATCATACTCAAGAAGACCAAGCATCACAATCTTGAAGGCCAACGAAATGGTCATCTTCGTCCTCACTTTCCTGCGCCATGCAAAAACTAATTATACCTCACACCCTTCTATACAACACATCATATAGGAAGTATATTAATCTTAATAATATCcatttcataactatttatttatttatttttcgttTTAAAACTTAAGGTAGAAAACACCACTTCTTTCCTTTATAAATGGTTCGTTTTCGATTTTCGAAAATTTAAGATACAAACACTATCTGTATCTCTCGgtttctaagttttaaaataaaaagaagcagctaattttctttttttttttttttttatagaaattttactaatttttttagtgtttatTTAGGAAATGATAAAACCATTCTAAATATTTGGATGAAAAACAAgcacaaatttttaaaaactaaaacttttaaaaagaaatattgattATTGGAGTAccattatttttgtttttgaaatttggtcaGAAGTTAAGTAAAACTAAATacgaaaaattattaaatgaacataaattatatatgagTGTGTACCACTCAAATATTTCACTTAAAAGATGTTAAATTCAACCCACAATCTTAAGATTTTAAATACATTGTTTAATATCTAATTATTGAAACAACTcaattagtatatattttctaCCAAATAAATCAGTATaagtcaaaattttacttcaatgaagcataaatattttgtgaaatgttttatttttgaaatatttttctattttaattttttttgaataattaaattgcCTTCTTAATCTTCAAATATTGATAGTTAAGTTAATTAAGGGTGTTTGGTACATTTTAGTcccaagtttttaaaaatagatttaaaatactctaaaagtatttttttgtttgatttttaaagaataattatatgattttaaaattggaaaaaaatagtgtTAGAGACtgtaatttttagaaattattcttctaattataaatgacatgtaattataatttaaaataaaagtataaagttaTTTGAGAGAcgttttaatctaatttttaaaattcaggtactaaaagtttttgaaaattagggaTCTCAAACCagtcaatttttataaacatgagaattaacttttttttttttttaactcagACACAAAATACacatattcttcaaaattttaagcattaaaaaaagaaactttttctatatttttcatgaTACACAATAACACCAAGCAACACTCTAGTTTTATACATGTATGGATACTatgattaaacaaaaattctgAGTAATTAAACAACTATGATTAAAGAAGAGTTTAGTACATAAAAAACTGTGATCAAGCAACTGTGATTGGAGTACACCAAATAAGATTTGTGGTGTACATACCAAAAtaaacctaaatatttttcaaaaacaaactATCAGACATGGTTGGCAATTAGTAGGTAAGTATAGagacaaaagagaaagaaaggggTAATAAATGACCTTTCAAAGATGATGGCAAAAGGAGCCATGATAACAGTAGCAATAATCATAcgataaaacacaaaaacatattGGCTCATCCCTTTGTTCAAAGCAAACTTTGCAATAATCGCCATTCCAGCTGAACCCAATTGCATAAAAAGAACTCCAAAATATGGCTTtgccaaaaccaaaaacctcCTAAGACCCTCCATCTCTTTCCCTCTCCTTTGTGTGTCGTTTGTTCAAAGCCTTCAGCTTACTGATATGAATATAGAATTACACACAGACACACAGACACACACAATGCCTCAAATTTTACATGCTTTTTATAAGCAAAGTTTTAAGGACTTCCACCACTCAAACCAAAAAGAGAGGATGAGACAAGAAAAGGATCATATCCAAACaattattaacaaataaattaaacaaaaaaaaaaaaaaaaaaaaacttatagtGTCACAAGAGAAGATGGTTTCCACATGTGTAAAGTGAGAAGTGCCACCAATTTTGcctttgtttcatttttatgcTGACCAAGGATAGGTATCCATTATGAGTGCGCTGAAATTGAAGTTTCATCAACAAGagggtttgttttttatattattcttttgttaaaagatGGTCTTAATAAGGTACTAAttatctttctcttttcaaagaTTATAATTAAGCTCTAGGCCGCCATGACGTGGTTATCTCGGAGGCATTTTTGTGGTAAAAAGTAGTGTTGTTCAGTCGTTGTGGAAGTCTATAACGTAAtgatcatatatattaattcatgagattgatattttttagttgtaGACTTCACAAACTCTGTAAATTAAACAGGAGTGAAGTTCACACTTCCTCTCTCCCAACTCCTACTTAGCTTCTTGTTAATGTATGCTTTTAATAACAACCAGGACTAGGTGTATATTTGGAACATCTCTATAGTATCCTTGTTAATGTAATTAGGGATgcacatttttaaaattctcttGCATACATTTAAGGGTGCAAAATTATATTGACTACATTGCGGTGGCCACATTATAGAAATAATCtctcataaatttcaaacgaTAGAGAGCATATAAGTAGTAAATGGAAAATAGTTAATAGTGATATGGTTTGTGGAAAATgcatggttttctttttcttcttcttccatggTTTGTATTTTCCCCCCATGTGTGTAGTgtgaataaaatttcatactaCTTCCTTTATGGTAAGTTTATGAAGAAGATGTATTTGAGAATGGTATGACTTGGCGAGTACATAAAATaaagagtttattttaaataaaccaaaataatcataaaatataaccaatttttttagtaaattgattgatttataattgatatattttgaaattttgttatatatatatagtttgtatatactttttctaatataaaatattatataatttaacacgtcaaattttaaaatggaagtGGCATGGGCTAGATAAACTTCTCCCGGTAActacttgttttcttttaatttttaaaattaggattataaacatgatttccacaaatagattttttttaaaaaaagtacctaatcatgttttgaaaattaaaaacgaTTATTCTAGAAAcgacaatttttaaatatagtaaaataaactaaaatatttacaaattataataaaattgtagaTTCTATTGAATGATAGAAACTGATAAACTTCTCTATCAcagtaaatatagtaaaattttttattaattttataaatattttgtcaaatttaccattttttactATTCCACTTGTAAagatttacttttgtttttaaatttgactacgaattaaaataatgttgctCTACAAAAGATGAAAACCAAGGCAAAAGAATTTACGAGATAACAAggtaacattttcaaaaactaaaagcaaagaacaaaaatgtgAACTTAGTTTTAGGCAactgagttttttttttttttgttgtttttagtTATGTCTATACAGTTGATTGGAAATCTTAGAttcatgaactttttttctttttaattcgagagtttttgttttgtttgttaatgTTTGCTTTTGTTGGtttgtgtttaataaattGCCAActtttattgtaaatttatttgatagaaAATTGGTAAATACAAAGATATATTAGCACAATTTCTTAGGATTTAAAGACTTCTTAGACCCAACTTAGGTTGAAAGAACTTAACTGTACAATTTAAGTTTCtttcatagaaaaataatggGATGTTTCTTAAGATTGGTTCCAAAGTTTGGGATctcaaattgattttttaaaatttcaaaatgaacaCTTTAGTTATcgagatattttaaaaataattgtacaTGGTCCTTGAGTTAATTTGACCGTTTGTTTGACTAGTATAAAACTGATATAGAATGTGTGTTGACAAAGTTGATGCACGGAGATTAGTGTAATCCCGATtgcatttaattattactctAGGTAATGtttgatcaaatttaatatattttggtctCCTTACATTTATAcacatatttcaattttagtccattcaaaactctaatttttagtttaggtaaaaaaatttactctaattttaactattttgttatagactttttttcataaacttaatttatatagactctgaaaatgaatttacatattacattttttacatcaaattattttaaaattgaataaacttCGTAATACAAGATTGGATAGTAtattttaaggaaaattgcaTTATACGACAAaaagatttataaattttgcaaatataacgGCAAT encodes:
- the LOC101206072 gene encoding WAT1-related protein At2g39510 → MEGLRRFLVLAKPYFGVLFMQLGSAGMAIIAKFALNKGMSQYVFVFYRMIIATVIMAPFAIIFERKVRTKMTISLAFKIVMLGLLEPVIDLNLYFTGMKYTTATFAVAMCNVLPAFAFLMAWACRLERVNIWKRGSQAKIVGTIVTIGGAMIMTFIRGPMLNLPWTKPNHPSSSSSSSSSINHHNQIKGSLMITIGCICQSAFIILQAITLKLYPAELSLTALICLVATVGGCLVALVMERGNPSAWALHFDSQLLSVVYAGVICSGVTYYIQGMVMQIKGPVFVTAFNPLSMIFVAIMSSFILSEIMLLGRIVGAVTIITGLYLVLWGKRKDKLLVKSDSDGKQQMTETDEASKRTVQPSQEFISLDVTRETK